GCGCGGACACAGGTTCGTCACAGATGAGCAGGCCCGGGCGAAGGGCCAGCGCGCGTGCGATGGCAACGCGCTGGGCCTGACCGCCGGATAGCTGGCGGGGCATCGCGTCGGCATATCGTTCGCTGGGGAGTCCCACCTCGGTCAGCAGTTCAGGCACTACTGCTGCCCTCTCCCGCCTGGTCTTACCCCCGATGGCAAGCCCCTCCGTGATGAGCTCCTTGACGGGCCGGCGGGGGTTAAGGGAACTTACGGGATCCTGGAATATCATCTGCATATCGCGGCGCAGCTCACGCATCCGGGAAGGAGGAGCGCTGTCTATATTCTCGCCGCGGTACCTGATGGTGCCGCGCGCTATCGGATCGAGGCGTAGGACGGCCCGCCCGGTGGTTGACTTGCCGCAGCCGGATTCGCCCACGATGCCCAGGGTTTCACCCTGTAAAAGGTCGAAGCTGACACCGGAGACGGCTTTAAAGCTTCCATGCCCCGTGTGATATTCGACCTCGAGATCCTCAACGGATAAAACAGCTGACTCGCCTCGCAAATGTGCGTTACCGCTACCGGCCAACTCGCTCACCTTCTTTCTGGGGGATGGGGTGCAGGCAGGCCGCGGCGTGGCGGTCGGCAAACACGGTAACGGGTGGCTGCTCCATGGTGCACTCTTCAGCAGCCGCCGGGCACCGTGGTGCGAAGCGGCAGCCCGAGGGCGGGTCCGTTGGTGAGGGCAGCGACCCGGGGATGACGTTGAGGGGGGCGTGCCGCGGATGGTCAACGGTGGGTGTGGCTCCCAGGAGGGCATGCGTGTAGCGGTGCCGGGGATCGTTGAAGACAGCCCGGCTGTCACCGATTTCGGCCAGTCGTCCTGCATACATCACGGCCGTGCGGTCCGTCCGTCCGGCCACAACGTGCAGGTCATGCGAGATGAGCATGAGGGACATGCCCCGCTCTGTCTGGACGCGGCGCAGCAGGTCAAGCACCTGCCGCTGGATCGTCACGTCCAGGGCTGTGGTTGGCTCGTCGGCTATCAGGAGGTCGGGTTCACAGGCGAGGGCAACGGCGATCATGATCCGCTGGCGCATCCCGCCGGAAAGCTCATTAGGGTAGGACCGCAAACGGCGTTCGGGATCCGGAACTCCGACCTCCTTGAGGAGCTCAAGTGCCCGCGTCGCGGCCTCGCTGCGGCCGATACCGAGGTGGAGCCGCATCCCTTCCGTCAGCTGGCGCTCCACCCGGACAACGGGGTTCAAGGACCGTCCCGGATCCTGGAAGACCATCGAAATCTGCTTTCCCCAGATTTCCTGCAGTTGCTTTCGGCCCAGACCGGAGAGGTCTCGTCCCTGAAAGACGATGCTCCCGGTCCGTGCTGAACGCGGAGGCATCAAGCCCATGATGGCGCGCGCCATTACGGACTTTCCCGAACCGGATTCCCCGACGACTCCGAGTGCTTCGCCTTTGTCCACTGACAGGCTGACGCCGTCGACGGCCTTGACGATGCCTCGTGGAGATCCGATGTAGGCATGAAGGTCGTTGACCTCCAGAAGCACTTTTTCGGTCATGGGTTGCTATCTTCCTTTGTCGAATGGTCCCGTAGGGCCCGGGAACGGGCCCTACGGCGTCGAGTTACTGCTGCAGCCAAATGTCTCCGGCGGCGGGTGTGGTGTAACCGAACATGGTTACGCCCTGTACCTTGTCGTTGGAAATGGCTCCGTTGAGGAACTTTTGGTACAGCAGGTACGGCGAGGTCTCAACCAGCCGCTGCTGGACCGTTTCATAGTGCTTCTTCTCTTCCGCCGGGTCGGTGGCTACTAGGGCGGCATCGAGAGCGGCGTTCAGCTCGGCATCGTTGATCCGTGAATAGTTGGTGCGTTCGGCTTCTCCGTTGAGTGCACCCCAGAGGCGTGAGGCGGGATCAACGAAGGCCAGGGATGAGGTGGCGAGCTGGTAGTCGCCCGAAGTTGTGACCACTCCCTGCTCTGATGTATCCCGCTGGTCAGCCGTGATGGTGACGTTTTCATACTCGGCGATCTGCGCCTGGAGGGCGTCGAAGGTGACGCTGCCGGTGCCCGGAAAAACGGTGTAGGTGAAGTCGACGGGCTTGCCCTCGTCGGCCAACTCATCGAACAACGCCTGCGCTTTTTCCGGGTTGTACGTG
This genomic interval from Arthrobacter sunyaminii contains the following:
- a CDS encoding ABC transporter ATP-binding protein, with amino-acid sequence MTEKVLLEVNDLHAYIGSPRGIVKAVDGVSLSVDKGEALGVVGESGSGKSVMARAIMGLMPPRSARTGSIVFQGRDLSGLGRKQLQEIWGKQISMVFQDPGRSLNPVVRVERQLTEGMRLHLGIGRSEAATRALELLKEVGVPDPERRLRSYPNELSGGMRQRIMIAVALACEPDLLIADEPTTALDVTIQRQVLDLLRRVQTERGMSLMLISHDLHVVAGRTDRTAVMYAGRLAEIGDSRAVFNDPRHRYTHALLGATPTVDHPRHAPLNVIPGSLPSPTDPPSGCRFAPRCPAAAEECTMEQPPVTVFADRHAAACLHPIPQKEGERVGR
- a CDS encoding ABC transporter ATP-binding protein — encoded protein: MAGSGNAHLRGESAVLSVEDLEVEYHTGHGSFKAVSGVSFDLLQGETLGIVGESGCGKSTTGRAVLRLDPIARGTIRYRGENIDSAPPSRMRELRRDMQMIFQDPVSSLNPRRPVKELITEGLAIGGKTRRERAAVVPELLTEVGLPSERYADAMPRQLSGGQAQRVAIARALALRPGLLICDEPVSALDVSVQAQVLNLLEDIKQKHDLTVVFIAHDLGVVRSFSDKVLVMYLGKTCEFGDSVEVYERPAHPYTRGLLDSVPSPELEDGFAGPALTGDLPSPLNPPTGCRFRGRCPLAQATCAIEEPQMREIRPGQFAACHFPLD